From the genome of Spinacia oleracea cultivar Varoflay chromosome 2, BTI_SOV_V1, whole genome shotgun sequence, one region includes:
- the LOC110778971 gene encoding uncharacterized protein isoform X1 — protein sequence METSDEVAEIGSLGKGLLSAESIENGDKVEEQEDSTVIYTASFDEMEENFVKYQTTQWVLYSLLLILAWGIGLLMLLYVPVRRFILRKDIRSRKLYVTPDAIVYKVTRPVPFPCFGVLKKEKYVLLPSVADIVIEQGYLQSFFGVYSVRIENAGVRRPSSDDLQIQGITNPSAFRKAVLSHLSNLRTEAFSRQVAAIRDAPTLMGGHPQISEMSPSKFVKHDAIPPDELVLLQKLEEVGSSITRVQKLIEEQHSQAEPVD from the exons ATGGAGACGAGCGATGAGGTAGCGGAAATCGGGAGCTTGGGGAAGGGATTACTATCGGCTGAGAGTATCGAAAATGGCGATAAGGTAGAGGAACAAGAAGATTCGACGGTGATTTACACGGCGTCGTTTGATGAAATGGAGGAGAATTTCGTCAAGTATCAAACAACACAATGGGTGTTGTATTCGTTGCTGTTGATATTGGCGTGGGGAATTGGGTTGTTGATGTTGCTGTATGTGCCTGTTCGAAGGTTCATTTTGCGCAAAGATATTCGGTCTCGAAAGCTTTATGTCACCCCTGATGCCATTGTTTACAAA GTCACAAGGCCAGTACCATTCCCTTGTTTCGGTGTACTGAAAAAGGAGAAATATGTGTTATTACCCTCGGTAGCAGATATCGTGATTGAGCAAG GGTACTTGCAGTCCTTTTTTGGTGTTTACTCTGTCCGAATTGAAAACGCTGGTGTGAGAAGACCGTCAAGTGATGATCTTCAGATTCAAGGTATTACAAATCCCAGTGCCTTCCGAAAG GCTGTTTTAAGTCACCTTTCAAATCTGAGGACCGAGGCTTTCTCTAGACAAGTAGCTGCAATTAGAGATGCTCCAACTTTGATGGGTGGCCATCCACAAATTTCTGAG ATGTCTCCTTCAAAATTCGTTAAACATGATGCTATTCCACCTGATGAATTGGTACTTCTACAAAAGCTAGAGGAGGTTGGGAGTTCTATCACG AGAGTTCAGAAGTTGATCGAGGAACAACATTCTCAAGCAGAACCTGTAGATTGA
- the LOC110778971 gene encoding uncharacterized protein isoform X2, whose protein sequence is METSDEVAEIGSLGKGLLSAESIENGDKVEEQEDSTVIYTASFDEMEENFVKYQTTQWVLYSLLLILAWGIGLLMLLYVPVRRFILRKDIRSRKLYVTPDAIVYKVTRPVPFPCFGVLKKEKYVLLPSVADIVIEQGYLQSFFGVYSVRIENAGVRRPSSDDLQIQGITNPSAFRKAVLSHLSNLRTEAFSRQVAAIRDAPTLMGGHPQISEMSPSTCFKYGDILG, encoded by the exons ATGGAGACGAGCGATGAGGTAGCGGAAATCGGGAGCTTGGGGAAGGGATTACTATCGGCTGAGAGTATCGAAAATGGCGATAAGGTAGAGGAACAAGAAGATTCGACGGTGATTTACACGGCGTCGTTTGATGAAATGGAGGAGAATTTCGTCAAGTATCAAACAACACAATGGGTGTTGTATTCGTTGCTGTTGATATTGGCGTGGGGAATTGGGTTGTTGATGTTGCTGTATGTGCCTGTTCGAAGGTTCATTTTGCGCAAAGATATTCGGTCTCGAAAGCTTTATGTCACCCCTGATGCCATTGTTTACAAA GTCACAAGGCCAGTACCATTCCCTTGTTTCGGTGTACTGAAAAAGGAGAAATATGTGTTATTACCCTCGGTAGCAGATATCGTGATTGAGCAAG GGTACTTGCAGTCCTTTTTTGGTGTTTACTCTGTCCGAATTGAAAACGCTGGTGTGAGAAGACCGTCAAGTGATGATCTTCAGATTCAAGGTATTACAAATCCCAGTGCCTTCCGAAAG GCTGTTTTAAGTCACCTTTCAAATCTGAGGACCGAGGCTTTCTCTAGACAAGTAGCTGCAATTAGAGATGCTCCAACTTTGATGGGTGGCCATCCACAAATTTCTGAG ATGTCTCCTTCAACTTGTTTCAAATATGGCGATATCCTAGGATAG